In the Kaistella sp. 97-N-M2 genome, one interval contains:
- a CDS encoding sterol desaturase family protein: protein MEILGYILITIGIFVAMEGVTWLTHRFVMHGMGWYFHEDHHQPGYPHVFEKNDAFFVVFAIPSILLFYFGTVGGINWMFFVGLGILFYGIAYFTVHDVLIHRRFKWFDKTNNWYLRGLRKAHKMHHKHLGKEDGECFGMLYVPLKYFREARTSISKK from the coding sequence ATGGAAATTTTAGGATATATTTTAATCACGATTGGCATTTTCGTTGCGATGGAAGGCGTTACCTGGCTTACACACCGGTTTGTAATGCATGGCATGGGCTGGTATTTCCATGAAGATCATCATCAGCCCGGCTATCCGCACGTTTTCGAAAAGAACGATGCTTTTTTTGTCGTTTTTGCCATCCCAAGTATTCTGCTTTTTTATTTTGGAACGGTAGGCGGCATCAACTGGATGTTTTTTGTCGGTTTAGGAATTTTGTTTTACGGCATCGCTTACTTTACGGTTCACGATGTCTTAATCCACCGCAGATTTAAATGGTTTGACAAAACGAATAACTGGTATTTACGCGGCCTGCGAAAAGCACACAAAATGCATCATAAACATTTGGGCAAGGAAGATGGCGAATGTTTTGGAATGCTTTACGTTCCGCTGAAATACTTCCGGGAAGCGCGAACGTCAATCTCAAAAAAATAA
- a CDS encoding lycopene cyclase domain-containing protein has product MQSYYYLLLDVFSFLIPFLFSFEKKRMHFIQHWKAYFTSIIVVGIFFILWDSYFAYEEVWGFNDEYLIGFRILKLPIEEWLFFLLIPYASVFIHYSLKYFFPQVILSKKVTRFITYVLFIAGLALAIFNYEKLYTFVCIGLFTILMLLQIIFEWSYARRFYLSFILIFIPFFFVNSALTGSYTENPIVYYDNAENLGLRLGTIPVEDAFYCFALLYSSTLLFEFLKTKKYFKSRHEN; this is encoded by the coding sequence TTGCAGAGCTATTATTACTTACTTTTAGATGTTTTCAGTTTTTTAATTCCTTTTCTTTTCAGTTTCGAAAAAAAGAGAATGCATTTCATCCAACACTGGAAGGCTTATTTCACGTCGATTATTGTGGTGGGGATTTTCTTTATTTTGTGGGACAGTTATTTCGCCTACGAAGAGGTTTGGGGTTTTAATGATGAGTATTTAATTGGTTTCAGAATTTTGAAACTGCCAATCGAGGAATGGTTGTTTTTTCTGCTGATTCCATATGCGAGTGTTTTCATCCATTATTCCCTAAAGTATTTTTTTCCGCAGGTTATCCTTTCAAAAAAGGTAACAAGATTCATCACTTATGTTTTATTTATCGCGGGCCTTGCCCTCGCCATATTTAATTACGAGAAGCTGTATACCTTTGTTTGCATCGGACTATTTACCATTTTAATGCTGCTTCAAATTATTTTTGAATGGTCTTACGCGCGGCGGTTTTATTTGAGTTTCATTCTTATTTTCATTCCTTTTTTCTTCGTGAACTCGGCTTTAACGGGAAGTTATACAGAAAACCCCATCGTGTATTATGACAATGCGGAAAATCTTGGACTGCGCTTAGGAACAATTCCTGTGGAAGATGCTTTCTATTGCTTCGCTCTCCTCTATTCGAGTACCTTGCTCTTCGAATTTTTGAAAACCAAAAAATATTTTAAATCCCGCCATGAAAATTAA